One Halobaculum roseum DNA segment encodes these proteins:
- a CDS encoding hemolysin family protein, with product MGLSPVHAPVGTPAQFGGLANVVPINDTTITVGGAVAIVVLIMLSAFFSSSEIAMFSLAGHRVEQLVEDGRLGAETVKELKNDPHRLLVTILVGNNIVNIAMSSIATGLFAIYMSQGQAVIAATFGITALVLLFGESAPKSYAVENTESWALRVARPLKLSEYVLFPLIVVFDYLTRVINKVTGGRSAIETSYVTRDEIQNMIQTGEREGVIEEEEREMLDRIFRFNQTIAKEVMTPRLDVNAVPKDASIDEAIETCVQADHERVPVYEGNLDNIIGVVNIRDLVRARYYGEGETDLAGVVQPTLHVPESKNADELLEEMQDTRMQMVVVIDEFGTTEGILTLEDMVEEIVGEILEGDEEVPFEFVDDNTVLVRGEVNIDEVNEVLEIDLPEGQEFETLAGFVFNRAGRLVEEGEEIEYEGVKIRIEEVDNTRIMRARVTVTEEYYAVDDEEGDEAEIEN from the coding sequence ATGGGTTTGTCGCCGGTACACGCTCCAGTAGGTACACCCGCGCAGTTCGGCGGGCTCGCGAACGTCGTGCCGATCAACGACACCACGATCACCGTCGGCGGGGCCGTCGCGATCGTCGTGCTCATCATGCTCTCCGCGTTCTTCTCCTCCTCGGAGATCGCCATGTTCTCGCTGGCGGGCCACCGGGTCGAGCAGCTCGTCGAGGACGGTCGCCTCGGTGCCGAGACGGTCAAGGAGCTGAAGAACGACCCGCACCGGCTGCTGGTGACGATCCTCGTCGGGAACAACATCGTCAACATCGCGATGTCCTCCATCGCGACGGGGCTGTTCGCTATCTACATGAGTCAGGGGCAGGCCGTCATCGCGGCGACGTTCGGTATCACCGCGCTCGTGCTCCTGTTCGGCGAGTCGGCGCCCAAGAGCTACGCCGTCGAGAACACCGAGTCGTGGGCGCTTCGGGTCGCCCGCCCGCTGAAGCTCTCCGAGTACGTTCTCTTCCCGCTCATCGTCGTCTTCGACTACCTCACCCGCGTTATCAACAAGGTCACCGGCGGTCGCTCGGCCATCGAGACCTCCTACGTCACCCGCGACGAGATCCAGAACATGATCCAGACCGGGGAGCGCGAGGGGGTCATCGAGGAGGAGGAGCGGGAGATGCTCGACCGCATCTTCCGGTTCAACCAGACGATCGCCAAGGAGGTGATGACCCCCCGGCTCGACGTGAACGCGGTGCCGAAGGACGCCTCCATCGACGAGGCCATCGAGACGTGCGTGCAGGCCGACCACGAGCGCGTCCCCGTCTACGAGGGGAACCTCGACAACATCATCGGCGTCGTGAACATCCGCGATCTGGTCCGCGCGCGCTACTACGGCGAGGGCGAGACCGACCTCGCGGGGGTCGTCCAGCCGACGCTGCACGTCCCCGAGTCGAAGAACGCCGACGAGCTGCTCGAGGAGATGCAGGACACCCGGATGCAGATGGTCGTCGTCATCGACGAGTTCGGCACCACCGAGGGGATCCTCACCCTGGAGGACATGGTCGAGGAGATCGTCGGGGAGATCCTCGAGGGCGACGAGGAGGTCCCCTTCGAGTTCGTCGACGACAACACCGTCCTCGTGCGCGGCGAGGTCAACATCGACGAGGTGAACGAAGTCCTCGAGATCGACCTCCCCGAGGGTCAGGAGTTCGAGACGCTCGCCGGCTTCGTGTTCAACCGCGCCGGCCGCCTCGTCGAGGAGGGCGAGGAGATCGAGTACGAGGGCGTGAAGATCCGCATCGAGGAGGTCGACAACACGCGGATCATGCGCGCCCGCGTCACCGTCACCGAGGAGTACTACGCGGTCGACGACGAGGAGGGCGACGAGGCGGAAATCGAGAACTGA
- a CDS encoding L-threonylcarbamoyladenylate synthase — MSDADIDRAAEAIRAGEAVVYPTETVYGLGADATDPAAVERVYELKDRPRDKPLSVAFGSVEAALSLVPASDRAARFARAFLPGPVTVVVDRGDALPGELTDGEPRVGIRVPDHGTARSLADAAGPITATSANRSGAGSVRRVEGLDSRVRDGAAAVLDGGETPGGESTVVDPDRGVIHRAGPLADEIREWLASEP; from the coding sequence GTGTCCGACGCCGACATCGACCGCGCAGCCGAGGCGATCCGCGCGGGAGAGGCGGTCGTCTACCCCACCGAGACGGTGTACGGCCTCGGCGCCGACGCGACCGACCCGGCCGCCGTCGAGCGCGTGTACGAGCTGAAGGACCGCCCGCGGGACAAGCCGTTGTCGGTCGCGTTCGGGAGCGTCGAGGCGGCGCTGTCGCTGGTGCCCGCGAGCGACCGCGCCGCCCGCTTCGCCCGGGCGTTCCTTCCCGGCCCGGTGACCGTCGTCGTCGACCGCGGCGACGCGCTCCCGGGCGAACTCACCGACGGCGAACCCCGCGTCGGGATCCGGGTCCCGGATCACGGGACGGCGCGGTCGCTCGCCGACGCCGCCGGGCCGATCACGGCGACGAGCGCGAACCGCTCGGGCGCCGGGAGCGTCCGCCGGGTCGAGGGCCTGGACTCGCGAGTCCGCGACGGCGCCGCCGCGGTCCTCGATGGCGGTGAGACGCCCGGCGGCGAGAGCACCGTCGTCGACCCCGACCGCGGTGTCATCCACCGCGCCGGCCCGCTGGCCGACGAGATCCGCGAGTGGCTGGCGAGCGAGCCCTGA
- a CDS encoding conditioned medium-induced protein 4, which translates to MDEKTEELRDIFLDTTGGDTVTERQEEGHGSLASDPDVEGRLAELVGRMRERYEFASDLADEDLVRLVRLYFDGADDDAIADALSVPPEAVFTARMDLHLVRESDREAPFDLSRLRSLYVDDVPLDERAAELDAEEETVARYSEVVAADARSTRANDRFRDEFAELLAEQDLKGGHTEDAREDGLREAAEDIETNVSF; encoded by the coding sequence ATGGACGAGAAAACCGAGGAACTCCGCGACATCTTCCTCGACACGACGGGGGGTGACACGGTAACGGAACGACAGGAGGAGGGGCACGGCTCGCTGGCGTCCGATCCGGACGTGGAGGGACGCCTCGCGGAGCTCGTCGGGCGGATGCGCGAGCGCTACGAGTTCGCCTCGGACCTCGCCGACGAGGACCTCGTCCGTCTCGTTCGGCTGTACTTCGACGGGGCCGACGACGACGCGATCGCCGACGCGCTGAGCGTTCCACCGGAGGCGGTGTTCACGGCGCGGATGGACCTCCACCTCGTGCGGGAGTCGGACCGCGAGGCGCCGTTCGATCTGTCGCGCCTCCGGTCGCTGTACGTCGACGACGTCCCGCTCGACGAGCGGGCGGCCGAGTTGGACGCCGAGGAGGAAACGGTCGCCCGCTACTCCGAGGTCGTCGCCGCCGACGCCCGGTCGACGCGCGCGAACGACCGCTTCCGCGACGAGTTCGCCGAGCTGCTCGCGGAACAGGACCTCAAGGGGGGCCACACCGAGGACGCCCGCGAGGACGGGCTGCGTGAGGCGGCCGAGGACATCGAGACGAACGTTTCCTTCTGA
- a CDS encoding glutaredoxin family protein: MTTSDITLYRLQACPYCERIVRTLKQYGLEYESRFVEPMHSDRNAVARLTGKRSVPAIRDENTGVTMSESGNIVEYLDNTYGDGAPGGA; the protein is encoded by the coding sequence ATGACAACGTCCGACATCACGCTGTACCGGCTCCAGGCGTGTCCCTACTGCGAGCGCATCGTTCGCACGCTCAAGCAGTACGGCCTGGAGTACGAGTCGCGGTTCGTCGAGCCGATGCACTCCGATCGAAACGCGGTCGCCCGGCTCACCGGCAAGCGGTCGGTGCCCGCGATCCGCGACGAGAACACCGGCGTGACGATGTCCGAATCGGGCAACATTGTGGAGTACCTCGACAACACCTACGGCGACGGCGCCCCGGGGGGTGCCTGA
- a CDS encoding inorganic phosphate transporter: MVAAGTLATLLVAALASLFMAWAIGAGSSGSTPFAPAVGANAISVMRAGLIVGVLGFLGAVLQGANVTEAVGNDLVVGVSITATAAIVGLITAAVLVAIGVFAGYPIATAFTVTGAVVGVGLALGGDPAWGKYREIVALWVATPFVGGSIAYATARLLRAERVPERVAVPTLAGLVAALVANIGFTVLGPPGVQRSLAGAVAAALPAVGIAGVDLGWVAVTVAFSVIVALALFRDMTIDEARGQRRFLLVLGGLVAFSAGGSQVGLAIGPLVPLLGGEGADVQIPLIAVLVGGGLGLLAGSWTGAPRMIKALAQDYSSLGPRRSIAALIPSFAIAQTAVAFGIPVSFNEIIVSAIIGSGYAAGGAGVSTRKMAYTVLAWIGSLALALGLGYGAFVAVGAVV, encoded by the coding sequence ATGGTCGCAGCCGGCACCCTCGCCACGCTTCTGGTCGCCGCGCTCGCGTCGCTGTTCATGGCGTGGGCCATCGGCGCCGGATCGTCCGGGTCGACGCCCTTCGCCCCCGCCGTCGGCGCCAACGCCATCTCGGTGATGCGCGCCGGCCTGATCGTCGGCGTGCTCGGCTTCCTCGGCGCGGTGCTGCAGGGCGCCAACGTCACGGAGGCCGTCGGGAACGACCTCGTCGTCGGGGTGTCGATCACCGCCACGGCGGCCATCGTCGGGCTGATCACCGCCGCCGTGCTCGTCGCGATCGGCGTGTTCGCCGGCTACCCCATCGCCACCGCGTTCACCGTCACCGGCGCGGTCGTCGGCGTCGGCCTCGCGCTCGGGGGCGACCCGGCGTGGGGGAAGTACCGCGAGATCGTGGCGCTGTGGGTCGCGACCCCGTTCGTCGGCGGCTCCATCGCGTACGCCACGGCGCGGCTCCTCCGGGCCGAGCGCGTCCCCGAGCGCGTCGCCGTGCCGACGCTCGCGGGCCTCGTCGCCGCCCTCGTCGCCAACATCGGCTTCACCGTGCTCGGCCCGCCGGGCGTGCAGCGGTCGCTCGCGGGCGCCGTCGCCGCAGCCCTCCCCGCCGTCGGCATCGCGGGCGTCGACCTCGGCTGGGTCGCCGTCACGGTCGCGTTCTCGGTCATCGTCGCGCTCGCGCTGTTTCGCGACATGACGATCGACGAGGCGCGCGGGCAGCGTCGCTTCCTCCTCGTGCTCGGTGGACTCGTCGCCTTCTCCGCCGGCGGATCGCAGGTCGGGCTCGCGATCGGCCCGCTCGTTCCGCTCCTCGGAGGGGAGGGGGCGGACGTGCAGATCCCCCTCATCGCCGTGCTCGTCGGCGGGGGGCTCGGCCTGCTCGCCGGCTCGTGGACGGGCGCCCCGCGGATGATCAAGGCGCTCGCGCAGGACTACTCCTCGCTGGGGCCGCGCCGCTCCATCGCCGCGCTCATCCCCAGCTTCGCCATCGCCCAGACCGCCGTCGCGTTCGGCATCCCCGTCTCGTTCAACGAGATCATCGTGAGCGCGATCATCGGATCGGGGTACGCTGCGGGGGGTGCGGGGGTGAGCACGCGGAAGATGGCCTACACCGTGCTCGCGTGGATCGGGTCGCTGGCGCTGGCGCTCGGGCTGGGGTACGGGGCGTTCGTCGCGGTGGGTGCAGTGGTGTGA
- a CDS encoding type 1 glutamine amidotransferase translates to MTRLRLALLNAAHDGANTARNFRRELDADLVEFDANAQQLPDHFDFDGVVVTGSRSSVYWDEEWIPPLIEWTAEAAERDLPVLGVCYGHQVLAEALGGRVGGMDDFEIGYNEITHRGDDELFAGIDEEFTVFTTHGDAVVELPPGAELLAENEFGVHAFRKGSCWGVQFHPEYDVETAETVTEGKRDRIGDERVDEVLAEITPERYDAACEAKTLFDNFAAHCRRVRDADSNAEIEA, encoded by the coding sequence ATGACACGTCTCCGGCTCGCGCTGCTCAACGCGGCCCACGACGGCGCGAACACCGCCCGCAACTTCCGACGGGAGCTCGATGCCGACCTCGTGGAGTTCGACGCGAACGCACAGCAGCTCCCGGATCACTTCGACTTCGACGGCGTGGTCGTCACCGGCTCGCGCTCGTCGGTCTACTGGGACGAGGAGTGGATCCCGCCGCTGATCGAGTGGACCGCCGAGGCCGCCGAGCGCGACCTGCCGGTTCTGGGCGTCTGTTACGGCCATCAGGTACTCGCGGAGGCGCTGGGGGGTCGCGTCGGCGGCATGGACGACTTCGAGATCGGGTACAACGAGATCACTCACCGCGGCGACGACGAGCTGTTCGCGGGCATCGACGAGGAGTTCACCGTCTTCACCACCCACGGCGACGCGGTCGTCGAGCTCCCGCCGGGCGCCGAGCTGCTCGCGGAAAACGAGTTCGGCGTGCACGCGTTCCGGAAGGGGAGCTGCTGGGGCGTGCAGTTCCATCCCGAGTACGATGTCGAGACTGCCGAGACCGTCACCGAGGGGAAGCGCGACCGCATCGGCGACGAGCGGGTCGACGAGGTGCTCGCGGAGATCACCCCCGAACGGTACGACGCCGCCTGCGAGGCGAAGACGCTGTTCGACAACTTCGCCGCCCACTGCCGCCGCGTGCGCGACGCGGACTCGAACGCCGAGATCGAGGCGTAA
- a CDS encoding alpha/beta fold hydrolase has product MPYASNGDVDLYYEVDGEGDDDRDVDAVAFCGEIGYGPWQWGWQHAAIAGPYRAVVPATRGTGDSETPPGPYTVGQLAADLDAVLADAGVRAAHVVGVGLGGMVALHAAFHSRRVRKLALVGTPAYGDGMNPDPLWGDPTDPAALKSSLRAAVTDEFLDAVPDAVARIVEWRAAEDAGRDAWEGARAAVRGFDLSDRLYEVSNEALVLHGSEDAVCPPTKGEELAEGLPRGEFVEVDGAGHLATMEASREVNDRVLGFLDAEA; this is encoded by the coding sequence GTGCCGTACGCATCGAACGGGGACGTGGATCTGTACTACGAGGTGGACGGCGAGGGCGACGACGACCGCGACGTGGACGCCGTCGCGTTCTGCGGCGAGATCGGCTACGGCCCCTGGCAGTGGGGGTGGCAACACGCCGCGATCGCCGGCCCGTACCGCGCCGTGGTGCCGGCGACGCGCGGCACCGGCGACTCCGAGACCCCGCCGGGACCGTACACCGTCGGACAACTCGCCGCGGATCTGGACGCCGTGCTCGCGGACGCGGGGGTCCGTGCGGCCCACGTCGTCGGCGTCGGCCTCGGCGGGATGGTCGCGCTGCACGCCGCGTTTCACTCCCGACGCGTTCGGAAGCTCGCGCTCGTCGGGACGCCCGCCTACGGCGACGGGATGAACCCCGATCCCTTGTGGGGCGACCCGACCGACCCCGCGGCGCTGAAGTCGTCGCTGCGGGCGGCCGTCACCGACGAGTTCCTCGACGCGGTGCCCGACGCGGTCGCCCGGATCGTCGAGTGGCGGGCGGCGGAGGACGCCGGCCGCGACGCGTGGGAGGGCGCGCGGGCCGCCGTCCGCGGGTTCGACCTGTCCGACCGGCTGTACGAGGTGTCGAACGAGGCGCTCGTGCTCCACGGGAGCGAGGACGCGGTGTGCCCGCCGACGAAGGGCGAGGAGCTGGCCGAGGGGCTGCCCCGCGGGGAGTTCGTCGAGGTCGACGGCGCGGGCCACCTCGCTACCATGGAGGCGAGCCGCGAGGTGAACGACCGGGTCCTCGGCTTTCTCGACGCGGAGGCGTGA
- a CDS encoding CRISPR-associated protein Cas4, with protein sequence MPREKATFTDLATATYCPRQLYYDRREDDREPPPATTARIDLAFRYPELRELDDAELAAEPIDRPPSEYRAALDRLAERSDWPALSAPTNTRVLLDGKDARGVAHKVLGAIGADAPRDEGGKPTGDPPVPVIVSPGDPPERGVWEPQSVRAVAAMHALSWQEGRRIRRVLVEYPAHGVVREVSLSVRRSGTYRRVLRSVRELDGPPARLSGSEKCRECRHRANCGVKTRSLRSLIGL encoded by the coding sequence GTGCCCCGGGAGAAAGCGACCTTCACGGACCTCGCGACGGCGACGTACTGCCCCCGCCAACTGTACTACGACCGCCGAGAGGACGACCGCGAACCGCCGCCGGCGACGACCGCCCGGATCGACCTCGCCTTTCGATATCCCGAGTTACGCGAACTGGACGACGCGGAACTCGCCGCCGAGCCGATTGACCGTCCACCCAGCGAGTATCGCGCGGCGCTCGACCGACTGGCCGAGCGGTCGGACTGGCCGGCGCTGTCGGCGCCGACGAACACCCGGGTGCTCCTGGACGGGAAGGACGCCCGCGGCGTCGCGCACAAGGTGCTCGGCGCCATCGGCGCGGACGCGCCGCGCGACGAGGGCGGAAAACCGACCGGCGATCCGCCCGTTCCCGTGATCGTCTCCCCCGGCGACCCGCCCGAGCGGGGCGTGTGGGAGCCGCAGTCGGTCCGGGCGGTCGCCGCGATGCACGCGCTCTCGTGGCAGGAGGGGAGACGGATCCGGCGCGTGCTCGTGGAGTACCCCGCCCACGGCGTCGTCCGTGAGGTCTCCCTGTCGGTCCGACGGTCCGGTACCTACCGCCGGGTGCTCCGGTCGGTGCGCGAGTTGGACGGCCCGCCGGCGCGGCTGTCGGGCAGCGAGAAGTGTCGGGAGTGCCGTCACCGAGCGAACTGCGGGGTGAAAACGCGGAGTCTGCGGAGTCTGATCGGGCTGTAA
- a CDS encoding redoxin domain-containing protein, whose protein sequence is MVDFEVVELPEAGHVAAGEEAPDFTRPLVGDEYWTDTALSALDGPVALVFFPMDGAFPATYVWNEIRDRGWGHGDTDDVTVVGVSISTPYEHKTFIDERGMDYELFSDPSAEVGERYGAVQDLDGMAGIREHRPAVFLLDEDHVVEYAWVAAEWPDFPDYDEVETHLERL, encoded by the coding sequence ATGGTCGACTTCGAGGTCGTCGAGCTTCCGGAGGCGGGCCACGTCGCCGCCGGCGAGGAGGCGCCCGACTTCACCCGGCCGCTCGTCGGCGACGAGTACTGGACGGACACCGCGCTGTCGGCCCTCGACGGGCCGGTCGCGCTCGTGTTCTTCCCGATGGACGGCGCGTTCCCCGCGACGTACGTCTGGAACGAGATCCGCGATCGCGGGTGGGGCCACGGCGACACCGACGACGTGACCGTGGTCGGCGTCTCCATCTCCACCCCGTACGAACACAAGACGTTCATCGACGAGCGCGGGATGGACTACGAGCTGTTCTCGGACCCCTCGGCCGAGGTCGGCGAGCGGTACGGCGCCGTCCAGGACCTCGACGGGATGGCGGGGATCCGCGAGCACCGCCCCGCGGTGTTCCTCCTGGACGAGGACCACGTCGTCGAGTACGCGTGGGTCGCCGCCGAGTGGCCCGACTTCCCCGACTACGACGAGGTCGAAACGCACCTCGAACGCCTGTAA
- a CDS encoding heterodisulfide reductase-related iron-sulfur binding cluster, which translates to MQADVTRETFWTIGPVGKAAFYYLAAVAIAVFLYGTYARFARYAAGEDDWFDRLDDLPGRVLRAARIVASNRGQFDRDLYAGVMHAFILWGFLTLLIGTTILGIDLDFWRPVTGESFFVGDFYLSYSFVMDAMGLLFVVGVGMAIYRRYTEREGRLWGKHTSLEDDAFVWTLLALGVGGYVLEAFRIIGSAEFVAYEQVSFVGFFLAGLFAEAGVTVGMAETLYHWTWWSHALLAFAFIALIPYAKPFHMISSFANVVTRDEKAGVRLPGVPEDAGPDEIGYGSIEDFSWRHILDQDACTKCGRCSSVCPANASGRNLDPRDVILDLKSYRESLDAGETEEVEIVADGGDSVIAAESMESCMSCMACMDACPVDIEHVPEFTQMNRRLTETGQMDEMVQDAMMNVFQNGNTFGDPARKRPDWTDDLDFEVPDAREEDVEFLWYVGEYPSYDERNRRVARSLATLFERADVSYGILYEDEQHDGNDVRRVGEEGLFEMLVEDNVEAFESATFEKVVTTDPHSMNTFRNEYPEVSEFDDPVFHYTEVVENLVRQGRLGLDGTELDYTATYHDPCHLGRMNDVYEAPRDLIRATGVDLYEMPRNRSDSFCCGGGGGGLWMDHEEESKPSEERLREALEDTDAGGEVETFVVACPMCGTMYEDGRKTGNFEDDIEVVDIAELLCEALAAKEGVAVEAPADADADGDGSPTAAD; encoded by the coding sequence ATGCAAGCCGACGTGACGCGCGAGACCTTCTGGACGATCGGTCCCGTCGGGAAGGCCGCGTTCTACTACCTCGCGGCGGTCGCGATCGCGGTGTTCCTCTACGGGACGTACGCGCGGTTCGCGCGCTACGCCGCCGGCGAGGACGACTGGTTCGACCGCCTCGACGACCTGCCGGGGCGGGTGCTGCGGGCGGCGCGGATCGTGGCGTCGAACCGGGGACAGTTCGACCGCGACCTGTACGCGGGCGTGATGCACGCGTTCATCCTCTGGGGCTTTCTCACCCTCCTCATCGGGACGACCATCCTCGGGATCGACCTGGACTTCTGGCGGCCCGTGACCGGCGAGTCGTTCTTCGTCGGCGACTTCTACCTCTCGTACTCGTTCGTCATGGACGCGATGGGGCTGCTGTTCGTCGTCGGGGTGGGGATGGCCATCTACCGGCGCTACACCGAGCGCGAGGGTCGTCTGTGGGGTAAGCACACCTCCCTGGAGGACGACGCGTTCGTCTGGACGCTGCTGGCGCTGGGCGTCGGCGGCTACGTGCTGGAGGCGTTCCGCATCATCGGCTCAGCCGAGTTCGTCGCCTACGAGCAGGTGTCGTTCGTCGGCTTCTTCCTCGCCGGCCTGTTCGCGGAGGCGGGCGTCACCGTCGGGATGGCCGAGACGCTGTACCACTGGACGTGGTGGAGCCACGCCCTGCTGGCGTTCGCGTTCATCGCGCTGATCCCGTACGCCAAGCCGTTCCACATGATCTCCTCGTTCGCGAACGTCGTCACCCGCGACGAGAAGGCGGGCGTGCGCCTGCCCGGGGTTCCGGAGGACGCCGGCCCCGACGAGATCGGCTACGGCTCCATCGAGGACTTCTCCTGGCGCCACATCCTCGATCAGGACGCCTGCACCAAGTGCGGCCGCTGTTCCTCGGTGTGTCCGGCCAACGCCTCCGGCCGGAACCTCGACCCCCGCGACGTGATCCTCGACCTCAAGAGCTACCGCGAGTCGCTGGACGCCGGCGAGACCGAGGAGGTCGAGATCGTCGCGGACGGCGGCGACTCGGTCATCGCCGCCGAGTCGATGGAGTCGTGCATGTCCTGCATGGCCTGCATGGACGCCTGTCCCGTCGACATCGAGCACGTCCCGGAGTTCACCCAGATGAACCGCCGGCTGACCGAGACGGGCCAGATGGACGAGATGGTGCAGGACGCGATGATGAACGTGTTCCAGAACGGCAACACGTTCGGCGACCCCGCGCGAAAGCGTCCCGACTGGACCGACGACCTGGACTTCGAGGTGCCCGACGCCCGCGAGGAGGACGTGGAGTTCCTCTGGTACGTCGGCGAGTACCCGAGCTACGACGAGCGCAACCGGCGCGTCGCCCGGTCGCTGGCGACGCTGTTCGAGCGCGCGGACGTCTCCTACGGCATCCTCTACGAGGACGAGCAGCACGACGGCAACGACGTGCGCCGCGTCGGCGAGGAGGGCCTCTTCGAGATGCTCGTCGAGGACAACGTCGAGGCGTTCGAGTCGGCGACCTTCGAGAAGGTGGTCACGACCGACCCGCACTCGATGAACACCTTCCGCAACGAGTACCCCGAGGTGTCGGAGTTCGACGACCCCGTCTTCCACTACACCGAGGTCGTCGAGAACCTCGTCCGGCAGGGTCGCCTCGGACTGGACGGCACGGAACTGGACTACACCGCGACGTACCACGACCCGTGTCACCTCGGCCGGATGAACGACGTGTACGAGGCGCCCAGGGACCTCATCCGCGCCACGGGCGTGGACCTCTACGAGATGCCGCGCAACCGCTCCGACTCGTTCTGCTGCGGGGGCGGCGGCGGCGGCCTCTGGATGGACCACGAGGAGGAGTCCAAGCCCAGCGAGGAGCGTCTGCGCGAGGCGCTGGAGGACACCGACGCCGGGGGCGAGGTCGAGACGTTCGTCGTCGCCTGTCCGATGTGCGGGACGATGTACGAGGACGGCCGCAAGACGGGGAACTTCGAGGACGACATCGAGGTCGTCGACATCGCCGAGTTGCTGTGTGAGGCGCTGGCGGCGAAAGAGGGCGTCGCCGTCGAGGCTCCCGCCGACGCGGACGCCGACGGGGACGGGTCGCCGACGGCGGCCGACTGA
- a CDS encoding class I SAM-dependent methyltransferase, protein MPGDDRDPVAANRANWDERARVHPETDHYDVQGFLDGESTLRSVERERVDPDGRSLCHLMCHIGLDTLSWARAGAETVGVDFSPVAVEAARDLRDRAGIDPEAARFVEADVTDAGAVADAVDREFDAVVATYGVFCWLPELHDFFETVASLLRPGGEALFVDDHPVAAAFDGDPPRYRYPYLDPVELRIDDGETYATEDADLDANVTYQYHRPLSAHVTAAADAGLRVTELAEFPVAEWQRFEWLEREGEWYVQPDGDERSPDLPLLFALSVEKPA, encoded by the coding sequence ATGCCGGGCGACGACAGGGACCCCGTCGCGGCCAACCGCGCCAACTGGGACGAGCGCGCGCGGGTCCACCCGGAGACGGACCACTACGACGTGCAGGGGTTCCTCGACGGCGAGTCGACCCTCCGCTCGGTCGAGCGCGAGCGCGTCGACCCGGACGGCCGGTCCCTCTGTCACCTGATGTGCCACATCGGGCTCGACACGCTGTCGTGGGCCCGCGCGGGCGCCGAGACCGTCGGCGTCGACTTCTCCCCCGTCGCGGTCGAGGCGGCCCGCGACCTGCGCGACCGGGCGGGGATCGACCCCGAGGCGGCGCGGTTCGTCGAGGCGGACGTGACCGACGCCGGGGCGGTCGCGGACGCCGTCGACCGGGAGTTCGACGCCGTCGTCGCCACCTACGGCGTCTTCTGCTGGCTCCCGGAGCTGCACGACTTCTTCGAGACGGTCGCGTCCCTCCTGCGGCCGGGCGGTGAGGCGCTGTTCGTCGACGACCACCCGGTCGCGGCCGCGTTCGACGGGGACCCGCCCCGGTACCGCTACCCGTACCTGGACCCCGTCGAACTCCGGATTGACGACGGCGAGACGTACGCGACCGAGGACGCGGATCTCGACGCGAACGTGACCTATCAGTACCACCGGCCGCTCTCGGCGCACGTCACCGCCGCCGCCGACGCGGGCCTGCGCGTGACCGAGCTCGCCGAGTTCCCGGTCGCGGAGTGGCAGCGGTTCGAGTGGCTGGAGCGCGAGGGGGAGTGGTACGTCCAGCCCGACGGGGACGAGCGGAGTCCGGACCTGCCGCTGCTGTTCGCGCTGTCGGTCGAGAAACCGGCGTAA